In Drosophila innubila isolate TH190305 chromosome 2R unlocalized genomic scaffold, UK_Dinn_1.0 1_C_2R, whole genome shotgun sequence, the following are encoded in one genomic region:
- the LOC117785210 gene encoding digestive organ expansion factor homolog — protein sequence MRGKQRNRSARPNKSTNSVRRTDKFSKNNKFIQRSRQMEKSYRTESQFHSTITKDELNMSVNMLPSLKEDTNMCYEQLVDQFSCANTAPSVHEENNCISTEHLNVTDTEQEEIYTNNLKPHNSFTKRFEFDLSTDDITDLISDERKTYKFKWSAIGNFKIEIPILKSSISSDASYSRPPEALKPADLQVLEVKMPICTNAAYPLSALQMEIFHCANNYLDLYFPRRSHENAEEIRYAYCLHAVNHMLKSRAQILRNNEKITGLVKDPKLLPSEISIPDSFRDQGLTRMKVLIILPFRESALKTVQIMGNLLFAHHQDKKSGLPIARYERFLKDFSGNTIYFPKTNPKPIDYEQTFKGNTDDNFKIGIRFTKKTMSLYSDISSSDILIASPLALRMIINDKEQDFDFLNSIELLIIDQAELFMAQNWENLLYVLDHLHLQPQKLPETNCQRVRSYCLNGTSRFYRQTLFFSSHELPEFRGLMNNKCHNYQGRVRITNQIEYGDISNVLTQVEQVFQRIDCSSVESAFEDRFQYFVRHILPQFSRSGQSHCLLYVPSYFDYVRLRNHFKNEMVNYVQISEYTKKEKISRARDIFFHSGAQFLLYSERAHFFRRTRIKGVRHLILYQPPNFPNFYSELINLMLETNQNPRDGLKDLMSVKVLYTKYDILSLSNIVGNENAIKLTAGTSDSYSFSNNM from the exons ATGAGGGGGAAACAAAGGAACCGAAGTGCACGACCCAACAAGAGCACGAACTCCGTGCGGAGAACCGACAAgttttccaaaaataataaatttattcagaGGAGCAGACAAATGGAAAAATCGTATAGGACGGAGAGTCAATTTCACAGTACAATAACGAAGGATGAATTAAATATGTCTGTAAATATGTTACCGTCATTGAAAGAGGATACAAATATGTGTTACGAGCAGCTTGTGGATCAATTTAGTTGTGCCAACACAG CTCCTTCCGTTCATGAAGAGAACAATTGCATATCAACGGAACATCTAAACGTCACTGATACGGAGCAGGAGGAGATATATACTAATAATTTGAAGCCCCACAATTCATTTACAAAGCGGTTCGAATTTGACCTGTCAACAGATGATATTACCGATTTAATTTCGGACGaaagaaaaacatataaatttaaatggtcAGCAATCggtaatttcaaaattgaaataccGATTCTAAAATCATCAATTAGTTCAGACGCCAGCTACAGTCGACCTCCAGAAGCCTTGAAGCCAGCTGACCTTCAAGTATTGGAGGTAAAAATGCCAATTTGTACAAATGCTGCTTATCCATTATCCGCTCTTCAAATGGAAATCTTTCATTGTGCAAATAATTACCTAGACCTATATTTTCCAAGGCGATCACATGAAAATGCCGAGGAAATCCGTTATGCATACTGTCTTCACGCTGTAAATCATATGCTAAAGAGTAGAGCCCAGATTTTACGTAATAACGAAAAGATTACAGGACTTGTAAAAGATCCAAAGCTTCTTCCAAGTGAAATATCGATTCCAGATAGCTTTAGAGATCAAGGACTTACGCGAATGAAGGTTCTCATCATATTGCCCTTTCGGGAATCTGCTTTAAAAACTGTACAAATTATGggaaatttgttatttgcacATCACCAAG ataaaaaatcGGGCTTACCCATTGCGAGATATGAGCGGTTCCTAAAGGATTTTTCCGGGAACACAATATATTTTCCAAAGACAAATCCAAAACCTATTGATTATGAGCAAACGTTCAAGGGGAATACAGAtgataactttaaaattggtaTTCGCTTTACAAAGAAAACGATGTCTTTATACTCAGACATTAGTTCATCagacattttaattgcttcCCCATTGGCACTACGCATGATTATTAATGATAAAGAGCAAGACTTTGACTTCcttaattcaattgaattactTATCATTGACCAGGCCGAACTCTTCATGGCTCAAAACTGGGAGAATCTGCTCTATGTACTCGATCATCTGCACTTACAACCTCAAAAGCTTCCAGAGACCAATTGCCAACGCGTCCGATCATATTGCCTTAACGGAACGTCTCGTTTCTATCGTCAAACGCTATTTTTTTCATCCCACGAGTTGCCAGAATTTCGTGGATTGATGAACAATAAATGCCACAATTATCAGGGAAGAGTGCGTATTACCAATCAGATTGAATATGGCGATATATCCAATGTACTGACACAAGTTGAACAGGTTTTCCAACGTATCGATTGCTCAAGCGTAGAATCGGCGTTCGAGGATCGTTTTCAATACTTCGTTAGGCATATTTTGCCACAATTCAGCCGATCTGGTCAATCGCATTGTCTGCTCTACGTTCCCAGCTATTTCGACTACGTTCGTTTgcgaaatcattttaaaaatgaaatggtcAATTATGTTCAAATAAgtgaatatacaaaaaaagagaaaatctCGCGAGCAAGGGATATATTCTTTCACAGTGGTGCACAGTTCTTGCTATACTCCGAGAGAGCACACTTCTTCAGGCGTACTCGCATCAAGGGAGTCCGACATTTGATACTCTACCAACCACCAAACTTTCCCAACTTTTATTCAGagctaattaatttaatgcttgaAACTAACCAGAATCCACGAGATGGCCTAAAGGATTTGATGAGTGTTAAAGTTCTTTACACTAAATATGACATTCTTAGTTTAAGCAACATCGTTGGAAATGAAAACGCTATTAAACTAACCGCAGGCACAAGCGATTCATATTCCTTCTCgaataatatgtaa